One window from the genome of Hyphomonas neptunium ATCC 15444 encodes:
- a CDS encoding RNA-binding S4 domain-containing protein: MPEEGSLRLDIWLWRARFFKTRALATAHVRGRGVRLSHLGQTRKTDKPGASVNVGDVVTFGKAERIYSVEVLDLGERRGPAEEARALYRPLEAEP; the protein is encoded by the coding sequence ATGCCGGAAGAAGGGTCGCTCCGCCTGGACATCTGGCTGTGGCGGGCCCGTTTCTTCAAAACGCGCGCGCTGGCCACAGCGCATGTGCGCGGGCGCGGCGTGCGCCTTTCGCATCTGGGCCAGACGCGCAAAACGGATAAACCCGGCGCGAGCGTGAATGTCGGCGATGTCGTGACATTCGGGAAGGCCGAGCGTATCTACAGCGTTGAAGTGCTGGACCTTGGCGAACGCCGCGGCCCCGCTGAGGAAGCACGGGCGCTCTACCGCCCTCTGGAGGCCGAGCCATGA
- a CDS encoding TerB family tellurite resistance protein, which produces MMDRIKRLLTPKTPAEQSMPPYVAVTALLVEAALVDGVYVNIESDMIAEILVEAFEFEADKADSLLAQAETLAEEAVGSHQFTKHAKKLPMPERLKVVEAIYRVIYADGERSDLEDAYVRHVAGLLHVDDVQRAEARRRAEKRTSGAV; this is translated from the coding sequence ATGATGGATCGCATCAAGCGCCTGCTGACGCCCAAGACCCCTGCCGAGCAGTCCATGCCGCCCTATGTGGCGGTGACGGCCCTGCTGGTCGAGGCGGCTCTGGTGGACGGGGTTTACGTCAATATCGAGAGCGACATGATCGCCGAAATCCTGGTGGAGGCCTTCGAATTCGAGGCGGACAAGGCCGACAGCCTGCTGGCCCAGGCCGAGACGCTGGCCGAGGAGGCCGTGGGCAGCCACCAGTTCACCAAACATGCGAAGAAACTGCCGATGCCGGAGCGGCTGAAGGTGGTCGAGGCGATCTACCGGGTCATCTATGCCGATGGCGAGCGCTCGGATCTGGAAGACGCCTATGTGCGCCATGTTGCCGGGCTGCTGCATGTCGATGATGTGCAGCGCGCCGAAGCCCGCCGGCGTGCGGAAAAGCGCACTTCCGGGGCCGTTTGA
- the fdxA gene encoding ferredoxin FdxA has protein sequence MTYIVVDACIRCKYMDCVEVCPVDCFYEGENMLVIHPDECIDCGVCEPECPVEAIKPDTEDDPDGKWLKLNSDYAKVWPNITRMKEPPADREEFAQETGKLEKYFTANPGAGD, from the coding sequence ATGACCTATATTGTCGTCGACGCCTGCATCCGCTGCAAATACATGGACTGTGTCGAGGTATGCCCCGTCGATTGCTTCTATGAAGGCGAAAACATGCTCGTCATCCACCCGGATGAATGCATCGATTGCGGTGTGTGCGAGCCGGAATGCCCTGTCGAGGCGATCAAACCGGATACCGAAGACGATCCGGACGGCAAATGGCTGAAGCTGAATTCGGACTATGCCAAGGTGTGGCCCAACATCACCCGGATGAAGGAGCCCCCGGCCGACCGGGAAGAATTTGCACAGGAAACCGGCAAGCTGGAAAAATACTTCACGGCCAATCCGGGCGCGGGCGACTGA
- a CDS encoding CarD family transcriptional regulator has product MAKKAEARTHAFEVGQSVVYPAHGVGKITGIESQTVAGMQLEVYVVAFDQDKMILRVPTNRAEASGMRALAGSKLVDDALKTLGGKARIKRTMWSRRAQEYEAKINSGDLISIAEVVRDLHRGDDQPEQSYSERQLYESALDRMARELAAVENIDKGKAMEKLAKSLAKKKVAA; this is encoded by the coding sequence ATGGCGAAGAAGGCAGAAGCTCGGACTCATGCGTTCGAGGTCGGTCAGAGTGTTGTCTACCCGGCGCACGGCGTAGGCAAAATCACCGGTATCGAAAGTCAGACAGTCGCGGGTATGCAGCTGGAAGTTTATGTCGTGGCATTTGACCAGGACAAGATGATCCTGCGTGTGCCGACGAATCGCGCCGAAGCTTCGGGTATGCGGGCCCTCGCCGGCTCCAAACTGGTGGATGACGCGCTCAAGACGCTCGGCGGCAAGGCCCGGATCAAGCGGACCATGTGGTCGCGCCGCGCTCAGGAATACGAAGCCAAGATCAATTCGGGTGACCTGATCTCGATCGCGGAGGTCGTTCGCGACCTGCACCGCGGCGATGACCAGCCTGAGCAATCCTATTCCGAGCGCCAACTCTATGAGAGCGCGCTGGACCGGATGGCCCGCGAACTGGCCGCAGTCGAGAATATCGACAAAGGCAAGGCGATGGAAAAACTCGCCAAGTCGCTGGCCAAGAAAAAAGTCGCCGCCTGA
- a CDS encoding GFA family protein has product MTDTGKIEGGCQCGAVRYEIASAPERISVCHCRDCQKSAGAPMVAWAMIPADDFRVSAGEARSVNSSGDSFRYFCGNCGTGLYYTNETYLPGIVDVQLMTLDTPEAFPPGAQVQTAEQAGWVTHLAAIPAFTRYPGAD; this is encoded by the coding sequence ATGACTGACACCGGAAAGATTGAAGGCGGATGTCAGTGCGGCGCGGTGCGGTATGAGATCGCGAGCGCGCCGGAGCGGATTTCGGTCTGTCATTGCCGAGACTGCCAGAAAAGCGCCGGGGCGCCGATGGTGGCCTGGGCCATGATACCAGCAGATGATTTCCGGGTGAGCGCCGGAGAGGCACGCTCCGTGAATTCCTCGGGCGACAGTTTCCGCTATTTCTGCGGCAATTGCGGCACCGGGCTTTATTATACCAACGAGACTTATCTGCCCGGCATTGTCGACGTGCAGCTGATGACGCTGGATACGCCGGAAGCATTCCCGCCCGGCGCGCAGGTGCAAACGGCCGAGCAGGCGGGCTGGGTGACGCATCTGGCCGCGATTCCTGCCTTCACGCGCTATCCGGGCGCCGACTAA
- a CDS encoding sel1 repeat family protein, protein MAYSDTPVEPANLLGAHSLPDDLYRAGLAYATGTGTEINLVEAHKWFNLAAVRGHEDARAQRQEMAEMLTSAEVKLALQSARDWMKLAN, encoded by the coding sequence ATGGCCTATTCAGATACCCCCGTTGAGCCCGCAAACCTGCTTGGCGCCCATTCGTTGCCCGACGACCTTTACCGCGCAGGCCTTGCCTATGCGACCGGCACCGGCACCGAGATCAACCTTGTGGAAGCCCACAAATGGTTCAACCTCGCCGCCGTGCGCGGTCATGAAGACGCCCGCGCCCAGCGCCAGGAAATGGCAGAGATGCTGACCTCGGCTGAAGTGAAGCTCGCGCTGCAATCGGCCCGCGACTGGATGAAGCTCGCCAACTGA
- a CDS encoding alpha/beta fold hydrolase: MKTRALLIALAATAILAACGQNVSQPADKPAPETEAVEASRPAVDGRAIVADIGKINTPNGIEESFAAPIGGVDQWLSIRGKDRDNPVILIVHGGPGSAELAIGWTFQRGWEDYFTVVQWDQRGAGKTYSLTDPDAVIPTLSVDRMKADVIEVAELVRQRLGKEKVILLGHSWGTIIGLQAAVERPDLFAAYAAHGQVINMQRNEEEGFRLTLEAAKADGNTEAVEALEALEPYPDDLTVERIGDQRTWSIHYGGLAAYRQDAAPWFRAMRLSADYDDAVLNGYDAGSLASITALMPELRAVDMDAITTSPVPVFLLHGRQDLTTPPTASAAWFDRLSAPAKAEYWFDHSAHLAFMEEPGAVLMTLVTCIRPYAAEPDMDAARAKAAACVQAE; this comes from the coding sequence ATGAAAACCCGTGCCTTGCTGATCGCGCTCGCCGCCACCGCCATTCTTGCGGCGTGCGGGCAGAATGTATCCCAGCCAGCGGACAAGCCTGCGCCAGAGACGGAAGCCGTAGAGGCGTCTCGTCCGGCAGTAGACGGTCGCGCGATTGTTGCGGACATCGGCAAGATCAACACGCCAAATGGCATCGAGGAGTCGTTTGCTGCCCCGATTGGCGGGGTCGATCAATGGCTCTCCATTCGCGGCAAGGACCGGGACAACCCGGTCATCCTGATTGTCCACGGGGGCCCCGGTTCGGCAGAACTTGCGATTGGCTGGACCTTCCAGCGCGGCTGGGAGGATTATTTCACCGTGGTTCAGTGGGACCAGCGCGGCGCGGGCAAGACCTACAGCCTGACAGACCCTGACGCCGTGATCCCGACGCTGTCTGTGGACCGGATGAAGGCGGATGTCATCGAAGTGGCCGAGCTGGTGCGGCAGAGGCTCGGCAAGGAAAAGGTGATCCTGCTCGGGCATTCCTGGGGAACGATCATCGGCCTGCAGGCAGCGGTGGAGCGCCCCGATCTCTTTGCCGCTTATGCCGCCCACGGGCAGGTCATCAACATGCAGCGCAATGAGGAAGAAGGCTTTCGCCTCACGCTGGAAGCAGCAAAGGCCGATGGCAATACCGAGGCCGTTGAGGCGCTCGAAGCGCTTGAGCCCTATCCCGACGATCTGACGGTGGAACGTATCGGCGACCAGCGGACCTGGTCCATCCATTATGGCGGCCTTGCCGCCTATCGCCAGGACGCGGCGCCCTGGTTTCGCGCCATGCGGCTTTCAGCCGACTATGATGACGCGGTGCTGAACGGCTATGATGCCGGCAGCCTGGCGAGCATCACGGCGCTGATGCCGGAGCTGCGCGCGGTGGATATGGACGCCATCACCACAAGTCCCGTGCCGGTATTTCTGCTGCACGGCCGTCAGGACCTTACGACGCCGCCGACAGCCAGCGCGGCCTGGTTCGACCGGCTCAGCGCGCCGGCAAAAGCCGAATACTGGTTTGATCACTCCGCCCACCTCGCCTTCATGGAGGAGCCGGGCGCGGTGCTGATGACGCTCGTAACCTGCATCCGCCCCTATGCGGCAGAGCCGGACATGGACGCGGCGCGCGCCAAGGCGGCGGCATGTGTGCAGGCTGAATGA
- a CDS encoding VOC family protein yields MTQANPRPARIEHVNITVPDSEHAAQIFEKIFGWHVRWRGKAMSGGHTVHVGSADHYLALYSPPPEKSCPKRFEKGVPLNHIGIEVDDIVAIETLVRAAGYAPFGHDDYEPGRRFYFFDESNIEFEVVSYAPVLEYAG; encoded by the coding sequence ATGACACAGGCAAACCCAAGGCCCGCCCGTATCGAACATGTGAACATCACGGTTCCGGACTCCGAACATGCCGCGCAGATTTTCGAGAAGATTTTCGGCTGGCATGTCCGCTGGCGCGGCAAGGCGATGAGCGGGGGGCACACGGTGCATGTCGGCTCGGCCGATCACTATCTGGCGCTCTATTCTCCGCCGCCGGAGAAAAGCTGCCCAAAGCGTTTCGAGAAAGGCGTGCCGCTCAATCATATCGGCATCGAGGTCGATGATATTGTCGCCATCGAAACGCTGGTGCGCGCGGCGGGCTATGCGCCCTTCGGCCATGATGATTACGAGCCCGGCCGCCGGTTCTATTTCTTCGACGAAAGCAATATCGAATTCGAGGTGGTGTCCTACGCGCCTGTCCTGGAATATGCTGGCTGA
- the soxR gene encoding redox-sensitive transcriptional activator SoxR — MSLKHSDILTIGELAARTGVAVSALRYYEERGLVRSLRAKGQHRRFLRSDIRRVSFIRIAQSLGLTIEDVAQAFAALPEGRTPTAADWRAISGDIRGVLDRKIAELENMRDKLDNCIGCGCLSLKRCALYNAGDEAGKTGTGPRFIFRDGP; from the coding sequence ATGTCCCTGAAACATTCCGACATCCTGACGATTGGCGAGTTGGCCGCGCGCACGGGCGTGGCCGTATCTGCGCTGCGCTATTACGAAGAACGCGGGCTTGTCCGCTCGCTGCGCGCGAAGGGCCAGCACCGGCGGTTCCTGCGCTCGGACATAAGGCGGGTGTCGTTTATCCGGATCGCGCAATCGCTTGGCCTGACCATCGAAGATGTCGCCCAGGCCTTTGCCGCCCTGCCCGAGGGGCGCACACCGACGGCGGCCGACTGGCGGGCCATCAGCGGGGATATTCGCGGCGTACTGGACCGCAAAATTGCAGAGCTGGAAAACATGCGAGACAAGCTCGACAATTGCATCGGCTGCGGCTGTCTTTCTCTCAAACGCTGCGCGCTTTACAATGCCGGAGATGAGGCGGGTAAAACCGGAACGGGGCCGCGCTTTATCTTCCGCGACGGCCCCTGA
- a CDS encoding fatty acid--CoA ligase, with protein sequence MIDIEAMPYIADIPPVQAKLRPDETALWFEGRATSFAELDRRSNQIANGLIRLGLQPGDRVGYLAKNTDAYYELLFGCAKSRTVMTGVNTRLAPPEVKFILSDAKARVLFVGKEFYAMIDQIKAELPDLVRIITLDGDREDWDYFPSWRDSKPAEPPGLDVQGEDDVIQLYTSGTTGLPKGVQLTNDNYRAFFTQAGMLEWSSYDAGEAIMNAMPQFHVAGVNVGVLASLQGAKTVILREIDPQAILRLIPEHRIAHAFWVPAVILMLTQQPNIRETDFSSLKQVFYGASPISEALLRTAVEIMGARFTQLYGLTETVGAGTFLPPEAHDPSWGKLRSCGVPWPGAVVRVVDGDGKPVPTGEVGEIVIKSGFVMKGYWNRPEATQDAVRNGFFHTGDAGYFDEDGFLYIHDRVKDMIVSGGENVYPAEVENAIFGAPGVADVAVIGVPDEKWGEAVKAIVVKKPGEDPSPESIIAWAKDHIAAYKAPKSVDFIEALPRNPSGKILRKDLREPYWRGQTRRVG encoded by the coding sequence ATGATCGACATCGAAGCGATGCCCTACATTGCGGATATTCCGCCCGTTCAGGCAAAACTGCGCCCGGACGAAACGGCACTCTGGTTCGAGGGGCGCGCCACAAGCTTTGCCGAACTCGACCGGCGCAGCAACCAGATTGCCAACGGGCTGATCCGGCTCGGCCTCCAGCCGGGCGACCGGGTGGGCTATCTGGCGAAGAATACCGACGCCTATTACGAGCTTCTCTTTGGCTGCGCCAAGTCGCGCACGGTGATGACGGGCGTTAACACGCGCCTTGCTCCGCCTGAGGTGAAGTTCATCCTGTCGGACGCCAAGGCCCGTGTGCTGTTCGTCGGCAAGGAATTCTACGCGATGATCGACCAGATCAAGGCGGAGCTGCCTGATCTTGTCCGCATCATTACCCTCGATGGCGACCGGGAAGACTGGGACTATTTCCCCTCCTGGCGCGATTCCAAACCGGCAGAGCCACCGGGCCTGGACGTGCAAGGCGAGGACGATGTGATCCAGCTTTACACATCGGGCACCACCGGCCTGCCCAAAGGCGTGCAGCTGACGAATGACAATTACCGCGCCTTCTTCACCCAGGCCGGCATGCTCGAATGGTCGAGCTATGACGCGGGCGAGGCGATCATGAATGCCATGCCGCAGTTCCATGTGGCCGGTGTGAACGTCGGCGTACTCGCCAGCCTGCAGGGCGCCAAGACGGTGATCCTGCGCGAGATTGATCCGCAGGCGATCCTTCGCCTGATCCCCGAACACCGGATTGCCCACGCCTTCTGGGTGCCCGCCGTGATCCTGATGCTGACCCAGCAGCCGAATATCCGCGAAACGGATTTCTCCAGCCTGAAGCAGGTGTTCTACGGCGCCTCGCCGATCTCCGAAGCGCTGCTGCGCACGGCGGTGGAGATCATGGGCGCCCGCTTCACCCAGCTTTACGGGCTGACCGAAACCGTCGGTGCCGGGACATTCCTGCCACCCGAAGCGCATGATCCCAGCTGGGGGAAACTCCGCTCCTGCGGTGTGCCCTGGCCGGGCGCTGTGGTGCGCGTGGTGGATGGCGACGGCAAACCCGTTCCCACCGGCGAGGTTGGCGAGATCGTCATCAAGTCGGGCTTCGTCATGAAGGGTTACTGGAACCGTCCGGAGGCAACGCAGGACGCTGTCCGGAACGGCTTCTTCCATACGGGCGACGCGGGTTATTTCGATGAAGACGGTTTCCTCTACATCCATGACCGGGTGAAAGACATGATCGTTTCGGGCGGGGAGAATGTCTACCCGGCAGAGGTCGAGAACGCGATCTTTGGCGCGCCGGGCGTTGCCGACGTTGCCGTCATCGGCGTGCCGGATGAGAAATGGGGCGAGGCGGTCAAGGCGATCGTGGTGAAGAAACCCGGAGAAGATCCGTCCCCGGAAAGCATCATCGCCTGGGCGAAGGATCATATCGCCGCTTACAAGGCGCCCAAATCGGTGGACTTCATTGAGGCCTTGCCACGCAACCCCTCGGGCAAGATCCTCCGCAAGGATTTGCGCGAGCCCTATTGGCGCGGGCAGACGCGGCGGGTTGGCTAA
- a CDS encoding DUF2785 domain-containing protein, translating to MLRYLILPLLLGACAATPAPELAPASAPPMPAATPCPPAAELAQRGDERARGEAILDMAQSERETLAIALLPCLGDPDPALRDGVTYTALSQMMRSQLIGSETLAAMKAELLGMLAAEDDPAGFARPFAALVLAEVARTDRVAPWMTPQERAGLIAAADAYLASLTDYRGFDEAEGWRHGVAHAADFLMQLSLNPEITRPQAEAILATVARKVGTPEHAYVFGESERLAAPVMYLARREIFSEADWEAWFSGLWPADDPLRENAYTSEAALTKLHNLRAFSQAIYVSAKASNEATYEPVARGAFALLNSLP from the coding sequence ATGCTGCGCTATCTGATTTTGCCGCTGCTTCTGGGGGCCTGCGCCGCCACCCCGGCCCCAGAATTGGCCCCGGCCTCAGCGCCCCCAATGCCAGCGGCCACCCCCTGCCCGCCTGCTGCCGAGCTGGCGCAGCGGGGGGATGAGCGCGCCCGCGGCGAGGCAATCCTTGATATGGCCCAGTCCGAGCGGGAGACCCTGGCGATCGCCCTGCTGCCCTGCCTTGGAGACCCTGACCCCGCCCTGCGTGATGGGGTGACCTATACCGCCCTCTCCCAGATGATGCGCAGCCAGCTGATCGGAAGCGAAACACTCGCGGCAATGAAGGCAGAGCTTCTCGGTATGCTGGCGGCAGAGGACGATCCCGCCGGCTTTGCCCGCCCCTTCGCCGCCCTCGTGCTGGCTGAAGTCGCCCGCACCGACCGCGTGGCGCCGTGGATGACCCCGCAGGAGCGCGCCGGTCTGATCGCGGCGGCAGACGCCTATCTTGCGAGCCTCACCGATTATCGCGGGTTTGATGAAGCTGAAGGCTGGCGCCATGGCGTGGCCCACGCGGCCGACTTTCTGATGCAGCTGTCCCTCAATCCCGAGATCACAAGGCCCCAGGCCGAAGCGATCCTGGCCACCGTAGCGCGCAAGGTGGGCACGCCGGAACATGCCTATGTTTTCGGGGAAAGTGAGCGGCTGGCCGCGCCGGTGATGTATCTGGCCCGGCGGGAGATCTTCAGCGAAGCGGATTGGGAAGCCTGGTTCAGCGGCCTCTGGCCTGCCGATGATCCCCTGCGTGAAAACGCTTACACATCCGAAGCAGCCCTGACAAAGCTGCACAATCTGCGCGCCTTTTCGCAAGCCATCTATGTCAGCGCCAAGGCCAGCAATGAAGCGACCTATGAACCGGTGGCGCGCGGCGCCTTCGCTCTTCTCAATTCCCTTCCCTGA
- a CDS encoding glutamate-5-semialdehyde dehydrogenase: MTVQTSPPSAALAETMLDMGRRARAASRELGLLTAQDRTRGLKAIAAAIRAAAPDVLRANAEDMAAARAKGLAPAMLDRLALDEKRLEGVAAGVETVAALPDPLGRELARWTPPNGLDIARIAVPLGVIGIIYESRPNVTVDAGVLCLRSGNAAILRGGSESAKSSAALANAMRGALKSEELPVDAIQLVATTNREAVGHMLGGLEGALDVIVPRGGRSLVERVQAEARVPVIGHLEGLCHTYVHAAADPKKAVDIVLNAKMRRTGVCGSTETLLIDVAVAATLLPQIAKALTDAGCELRGDGRTRAILGDITPATEADWATEYLDAILSIAVVDGLPGALAHLARWSSGHTDAIITEDTAAAETFIANVDSAIVLHNASTQFADGGEFGFGAEIGIATGRIHARGPVGAEQLTTYKYAVRGTGQVRP; the protein is encoded by the coding sequence ATGACCGTCCAGACCTCTCCGCCTAGCGCTGCGCTTGCAGAAACGATGCTCGACATGGGGCGCCGCGCCCGCGCCGCGTCGCGCGAACTTGGCCTCTTGACCGCGCAGGACCGCACGCGTGGCCTCAAAGCCATCGCCGCCGCCATCCGCGCCGCCGCCCCGGACGTCCTGCGCGCCAATGCCGAAGATATGGCAGCAGCCCGCGCCAAGGGTCTCGCTCCGGCCATGCTGGACCGGCTCGCGCTCGACGAAAAACGCCTCGAAGGCGTGGCGGCCGGCGTTGAAACGGTTGCCGCCCTGCCCGATCCGCTGGGCCGGGAACTGGCGCGCTGGACCCCGCCCAACGGGCTCGACATTGCGCGCATCGCGGTGCCGCTGGGTGTCATCGGCATCATCTATGAAAGCCGCCCGAATGTGACCGTGGACGCGGGCGTGCTCTGCCTGCGCTCGGGCAACGCGGCCATCCTGCGTGGCGGCTCGGAAAGCGCGAAGTCGTCCGCTGCGCTCGCGAACGCCATGCGCGGCGCGCTGAAATCTGAAGAACTGCCCGTTGATGCGATCCAGCTGGTTGCCACGACAAACCGTGAAGCGGTTGGCCATATGCTGGGCGGCCTTGAAGGCGCGCTCGATGTCATCGTGCCGCGCGGCGGGCGCAGCCTCGTTGAGCGCGTGCAGGCCGAAGCCCGCGTGCCAGTGATCGGCCATCTTGAAGGCCTCTGCCATACCTATGTCCACGCCGCCGCCGACCCGAAGAAGGCCGTCGACATCGTGCTGAACGCCAAGATGCGCCGCACGGGCGTGTGCGGATCGACCGAGACGCTGCTTATTGATGTGGCCGTTGCCGCAACCCTGTTGCCGCAGATCGCCAAAGCGCTGACCGATGCAGGCTGCGAGCTGCGCGGGGATGGCCGCACGCGCGCCATTCTGGGCGACATCACGCCGGCAACCGAGGCAGACTGGGCGACCGAATATCTCGACGCCATTCTCTCCATCGCCGTCGTCGATGGCCTGCCCGGCGCGCTGGCTCATCTGGCGCGCTGGTCGTCGGGCCATACCGACGCAATCATCACCGAAGATACGGCCGCAGCCGAAACCTTCATCGCGAATGTCGACAGCGCCATCGTGCTGCACAATGCCTCCACCCAGTTTGCCGATGGCGGGGAGTTTGGCTTTGGCGCCGAGATCGGTATCGCGACGGGACGCATCCATGCGCGGGGGCCCGTGGGCGCCGAGCAGCTGACCACCTATAAATATGCCGTGCGCGGAACAGGCCAGGTCCGCCCTTGA
- a CDS encoding nicotinate-nucleotide adenylyltransferase, which yields MKRPRLPGPAKGLAIGLFGGSFNPAHAGHLLVAQTALKRLKLDEVWWIVARGNPLKSDHGDYAVRLASARAMAQGAGMDVTDIEDQLGLTYSIDTVRALIKAAPDARFVWLMGADNLAGFDRWKNWEEIARTLPIAVISRPGAPITKPSFFSRRFARHRLPEPQAAALAYTQAPAWVYIRTRENPTSSTALRATP from the coding sequence TTGAAGCGCCCTCGCCTGCCCGGCCCCGCCAAGGGTCTTGCCATCGGGCTCTTTGGCGGCAGTTTCAATCCCGCCCATGCCGGCCATCTGCTGGTCGCGCAGACGGCGCTGAAACGGCTTAAGCTCGACGAAGTCTGGTGGATTGTGGCGCGCGGCAACCCGTTGAAGTCCGACCACGGAGATTATGCGGTGCGCCTTGCATCCGCACGCGCGATGGCGCAAGGCGCCGGCATGGACGTGACCGATATCGAAGACCAGCTCGGCCTTACCTATTCCATCGATACCGTGCGCGCCCTGATCAAGGCGGCGCCCGATGCGCGCTTTGTCTGGTTGATGGGCGCTGACAATCTTGCGGGCTTTGATCGCTGGAAAAACTGGGAAGAGATTGCCCGCACACTGCCCATCGCCGTGATTTCCCGGCCAGGCGCGCCGATTACAAAGCCCAGCTTCTTCTCACGCCGGTTTGCCAGACATCGCCTGCCCGAGCCGCAGGCCGCGGCTCTGGCTTACACGCAGGCCCCGGCCTGGGTTTATATCCGTACACGGGAAAACCCCACCTCCTCAACGGCGCTACGGGCAACCCCATGA
- a CDS encoding HesA/MoeB/ThiF family protein, whose translation MSLSPEDLDRHRRHILLKEIGGPGVAKLRAASVSIIGAGALGGPAALYLAAAGVGELELWDDDRVERSNLQRQIQFTEADTGAEKGARLAARITALDPSIKVAIRHARFDESAAPSGNILIDATDNFETRFALNAFAHAHARYLVSGAASGWSGQVSVFASGLVPEAPCYRCWISEMPPAAEACDEVGVVGALTGMTGSAMALEAVKLITGAGDPLIGRILLIDGLRNEMRTVRLRRDSQCPVCSI comes from the coding sequence ATGAGCCTTTCACCTGAAGATCTCGACCGCCACCGCCGCCACATCCTGCTGAAGGAAATCGGCGGGCCGGGCGTTGCAAAACTGCGGGCGGCGTCGGTTTCCATCATCGGCGCCGGCGCCCTGGGCGGCCCCGCCGCGCTTTACCTTGCCGCAGCCGGCGTGGGCGAATTGGAGCTCTGGGATGACGACCGGGTCGAACGCTCAAACCTGCAGCGGCAGATACAGTTTACAGAAGCCGACACCGGCGCGGAAAAAGGTGCCCGTCTTGCGGCGCGGATCACGGCGCTTGATCCTTCGATCAAGGTCGCCATCAGGCACGCGCGATTTGACGAAAGCGCCGCGCCTTCCGGAAACATCCTGATTGACGCGACCGATAATTTCGAAACCCGCTTCGCGCTCAACGCCTTCGCACACGCACACGCGCGCTATCTCGTCTCCGGCGCGGCGAGCGGTTGGAGTGGACAGGTCAGCGTGTTTGCTTCCGGCCTCGTGCCCGAAGCGCCTTGCTATCGCTGCTGGATTTCAGAGATGCCACCTGCGGCCGAAGCGTGTGATGAAGTGGGCGTCGTCGGCGCGCTGACCGGCATGACCGGCTCGGCGATGGCGCTGGAAGCGGTGAAACTGATCACCGGCGCGGGCGATCCGCTGATCGGGCGCATCCTCCTCATCGACGGGTTGAGAAACGAGATGCGCACCGTGCGTTTGCGCCGGGATTCTCAGTGTCCTGTCTGTTCCATCTGA